The uncultured Desulfuromonas sp. genome has a segment encoding these proteins:
- a CDS encoding LamG-like jellyroll fold domain-containing protein — MQLKKILSMGLGRVFLSTVFLALIFTAGVHGASLDEPAVLQGMSAWFPLEGDTMDIGPNWATSEVIGATAVADRFGHSKGAMSFDGKYSYAKLHFNVKSSRRPQMSVAMWVKPEQQGCLFSNDKDGRGRSITIENRPDIKGVSIQAGKRSGGIDIPMNEWRLVVATFDDAQQRASVYVKNQNIIKKTITNTNSGEGADTVRLGMSHNYGEASKQFKGSLDNVVVWDRVLSEKEVEDILNHPELLSPAPRMNIFSELDEAKEMLRAGFYAKGAEMFSRALDKAGYQIRCLTSSVTIDSLLSDKIDVPPRFLGEIVLANYQTLTHLDTCAKPGFLMENTSQGVKVSYMFKEVPSYQAGVRLNDIIVEIDGRPFKHRDAITDYLNKKSPGDTVTLKVNRAGSNKEFSFALVEGLFNSSATANAFFRLLEYGMLAAYSGHPSLVMQASMEVRKRAKRYPADVMSYFSDEIAAVLEALAIALEQGSGAAYEKLLEQGKLQVTRHHIIPYNKYFYPLYKDPKKLAYFLGTKDPSSLKLPAEMNPEKQAYINLNGEVVEAGGHIPVLNNPGNTGTPGEESRVQGTVLD; from the coding sequence ATGCAGCTAAAAAAAATATTATCTATGGGCTTGGGTCGAGTTTTTCTTTCTACGGTTTTTTTAGCTCTGATTTTTACTGCGGGTGTTCATGGTGCCTCCCTTGACGAACCAGCCGTACTTCAAGGCATGTCTGCCTGGTTTCCACTTGAGGGCGATACCATGGATATTGGTCCTAACTGGGCCACTTCGGAAGTGATCGGCGCCACTGCCGTTGCGGACCGCTTTGGTCACAGCAAAGGCGCAATGTCTTTTGACGGCAAGTATAGTTATGCCAAGCTGCATTTCAATGTGAAATCGTCCAGACGACCGCAAATGAGTGTGGCGATGTGGGTTAAGCCGGAACAGCAGGGATGCCTGTTTTCGAACGATAAAGACGGTCGAGGCCGTTCAATCACCATTGAAAATCGACCGGACATAAAGGGCGTAAGTATTCAGGCCGGGAAACGATCCGGGGGGATAGATATTCCCATGAATGAATGGCGGCTTGTTGTTGCGACCTTTGATGATGCGCAGCAACGGGCATCCGTGTATGTCAAAAATCAGAACATCATAAAAAAGACCATCACAAACACGAATTCCGGCGAAGGAGCTGATACGGTCAGACTGGGGATGAGCCACAACTATGGTGAGGCCAGCAAGCAATTCAAGGGAAGTCTCGATAATGTTGTTGTCTGGGACCGGGTTCTCAGCGAAAAAGAGGTTGAGGATATTCTGAATCATCCTGAGTTGCTGAGTCCGGCTCCCAGGATGAATATCTTCAGCGAGCTTGATGAGGCAAAAGAGATGTTACGGGCCGGATTTTATGCCAAAGGCGCAGAGATGTTCAGTCGTGCCCTGGATAAAGCGGGTTATCAGATCAGATGTCTTACCTCATCGGTGACTATCGACAGCCTGCTTTCGGATAAAATAGATGTGCCTCCCCGTTTTTTGGGAGAAATTGTTCTTGCCAATTACCAGACCCTTACACACTTGGATACGTGCGCCAAACCCGGGTTTTTAATGGAAAACACCTCGCAGGGGGTTAAGGTCAGTTACATGTTTAAGGAGGTTCCTTCATACCAGGCGGGGGTGCGGCTTAATGATATTATTGTTGAAATAGATGGAAGACCTTTTAAACATCGAGACGCTATCACCGACTATTTAAATAAAAAATCTCCCGGAGATACTGTGACGCTCAAGGTTAACCGTGCCGGTTCAAACAAGGAGTTCAGTTTTGCACTGGTTGAAGGACTGTTCAACAGCTCGGCTACGGCCAATGCTTTTTTCCGCCTGCTTGAATACGGCATGCTGGCGGCCTATTCAGGCCACCCCTCACTGGTGATGCAGGCCTCAATGGAAGTCCGCAAGCGCGCCAAACGGTATCCTGCTGATGTGATGTCCTATTTTTCCGATGAAATCGCTGCAGTGCTTGAGGCGCTTGCCATTGCCCTGGAACAGGGTTCAGGAGCGGCCTATGAAAAACTCCTGGAACAGGGAAAATTACAGGTAACCCGCCATCATATAATCCCCTACAACAAATACTTTTATCCCCTGTATAAGGATCCTAAAAAACTCGCCTATTTTTTGGGGACCAAAGATCCGTCATCGCTTAAGCTCCCGGCAGAGATGAATCCTGAAAAACAGGCCTATATCAACCTTAACGGAGAGGTTGTTGAGGCCGGTGGTCATATCCCTGTGCTCAACAACCCCGGCAATACTGGAACCCCTGGCGAAGAAAGCCGTGTTCAGGGCACTGTGCTCGATTAG